The stretch of DNA GCATCAGCGCGTGGCGCACCTCGATCGAGGCGCCGGGCCAGCGGTCGTGAACGTTCTGCAGGACGTCGCGCTCGGCGGCCGAGCCCTTGCCCGTGACCAGCCCGATGGAGCGGGGCAGCAGCGGCAGCGGGCGCTTCCAGCGGGCCTCGAACAGGCCCTCGGCGGCCAGCAGCTGGCGGCGCCGCTCGAGCTGGGCGAGCAGCTCGCCCTCCCCGGTGGGGCGAATCTCCAGCAGCTTGAGCGAGAGGCGGCCGTTGGGCGAGTAGAACTCGGGCTTGGCGTGCACGATCACACGGGTGCCGTCGGTGATCGGGGTGGCGCTGGACTCGATCACGGCGCGGAACGCGATGGCACTGATGCTCATCGTGGCGGTGAGGTCGCGCAGGGTGAGGTAGTAGGTGTTGCCGCTCAGCTTCGGCTGGACGACCTCGGCCTCGACCCACACCGCGCCGAGGCGCGCGATCCAGCCCTGCAGCGCCAACGAGATGGAGCGCAGGGGAGCCGGGTTGTCCGCGCTCGTCTCCAGGGCCATGCGCCCACCCTATGAGGCGGCGCCGACGCTGCGGTCGTCATCGGCGGGTCGGTAGGCTGGGCGACATGTCCACTCAGGTCAATCTCGGCATGCCCGGAACGTCGGGCCAGGTTCTCTTGGCCGACCCGCGAGGTTACTGCGCGGGCGTCGACCGAGCGGTCATCACCGTCGAGAAGGCGCTCGACCTCTACGGCGCGCCCGTCTACGTGCGCAAGCAGATCGTGCACAACAAGCACGTGGTGAACGACCTCGCCGCGCGTGGCGCGATCTTCGTGGAGGAGCTCGACGAGGTGCCGCACGGCGCCACCGTCGTGTTCAGCGCGCACGGCGTCTCGCCGGCCGTCCACGCCGAGGCCTCCGAGCGCAGCCTCAAGACGATCGACGCCACCTGCCCGCTGGTCACCAAGGTGCACCACGAGGCGCGCCGCTTCGCCGCCGACGACTACCGCATCCTGCTGATCGGGCACGCCGGTCACGAGGAGGTCGAGGGCACCGCGGGCGAGGCTCCCGAGCACATCACCCTGGTCGAGCACCCCGATGACGTCGACGGCCTCGAGTTCCCCGAGGGCACCCGGCTGAGCTGGCTGAGCCAGACCACCCTGAGCGTCGACGAGACGATGGAGACCGTCCGCCGCCTGCGCGAGAAGTTCCCGCAGCTGGAGGATCCGCCCAGCGACGACATCTGCTACGCCACCCAGAACCGCCAGGTCGCGGTGAAGGAGATCGCCAAGGACGCCGATCTGGTGATCGTCGTGGGCTCGTCGAACTCGTCGAACTCCGTGCGCCTCGTCGAGGTCGCGCTCGAGGCCGGCGCCAAGGCGTCGTACCGCATCGATGACATCACCGAGATCGACGAGGCGTGGCTCGAGGGCGTCAGCACCGTGGGCGTCACCTCCGGCGCCTCGGTCCCCGACGACCTCGTGCAGGACGTACTCGGCTACCTCGGCGAGCGCGGCATCGGCAACGCCAAGGCCATCCGCACCGCCGACGAGTCGCTCATCTTCGCGCTGCCGCCCGAGCTGCGCCGCGACATGAAGGCCGCCGCGCAGGCCTGACGCCTCGGTGGTCGTTATCGAGACCACCATCTGTGTGATCTCGATACACCGTCTCGCTGCGCTCGCCGGCACTCGATCAGCGAGGCCGCTCCGGGTGGTCGAGTGCCCGCGAGGAACGAGCGGGTGTATCGAGACCACGTGATCTCGATACGCCCCCGCAAGCGGGAGGTGCCCCCACGTCTCGCTGCGCTCGCCGGCACTCGATCAGCGAGGCCGCTCCCGGTGGTCGAGTGCCCGCGAGGAACGAGCGGGTGTATCGAGACCAGTCAGCGACGACGGACCGGCTTCACCACCAGGGCGGTGCCGCCGCCCCGGCGCTGCGGCTCGGCCGCTGCGGTGATGAGGCCGCGGCGATCCACCTCGATCGTGGCGGCCGCCCCGATCTCGGCGGCCGACGTGAACGTGTCGCCCGACGGCACCAGTCGCTGACCGAACGGCGCGAGGTCGTCCGCGTACTGCTCGATGAAGGCCGGCTCGGCCGGGGTCGTGGCCGCGTTGCGCTGCGAGGCCCGCGGTGCCGCCACCGCCTCGGGCAGTGTCATGCCGAGGTCGATCCGGTTCATCAGGATCTGCAGAACGGTCGTGATGATCGTGGCGCCACCGGGGGAGCCCACCACGAACCGCACCTGGCCGTTCTTGGTGACGATCGTGGGCGACATCGACGAGCGCGGTCGCTTGCCCGGCTCGATCCGGTTCGGGTCGGTCGCGACGTACGTGGTGCTGAAGTCGGTCAGCTCGTTGTTCAGCAGGAACCCGCGACCGGGGACGGTGATGCCCGAGCCGCCGGTCTGCTCGATCGTGAGCGTGTACGCCACCGCGTTGCCCCACTTGTCGACCACGGACAGGTGGGTGGTGGAGACGTTCTCGGTGTCGCGCATCTCCTCGAAGGCCGTCGTGCCGCATCCGGAGCCGTCCAGCGCGCCGGCCGGGACCGGGCGGGTGGACGCCTGGTTCGGGTCGATGGTGCAGTCACGCGAGTCGGCGAACCGCTGGCTCAGCAGCGTGCGTGTCGGCACGTCGACGAACGCCGGGTCGCCCAGGTAGGCGGCACGATCGGCGAAGGCCCGGGCCGAGGCCTCGAGGTAGAGGTGCAGGCTCTGGCCGATCCGGGCGCCGCCGCCGAGACGGTGGTTCTCCAGGATGTTGAGTGCCTCGCCGACGGCGATGCCGCCGGACGACGAAGGCGCCATGCCGTAGACGTCGTAGCCGCGGTAGTTGACCTTCGTGGGCTTCTGAAGGCGCACGGAGTAGCCGGCGAGGTCGCGCGTGGTCATCGACCCGGGCGGCACCGGCAGCGTGGTGTCGGGGCTCTTGGGCGGAGCCTGGACGGTGCGAGCGATGTCCTCGGCGAGCGCTCCGCGGTAGAACGCCTGCGGTCCGCGCCGCGCGATGAGCGCGTAGGTCCGGGCGAGGTCGGGGTTGCGGAAGCGCGAGCCGACGACCGGCAGCTGGCCACCCGGCAGGAACAGCCGCGCGGTCTCGGGGAAGGCGGCGAAGCGCGTCGCGTTGTCCTTCGTCTGGTTCTGGAAGGTCTGGTCCACCGTGAAGCCCCGCGCGGCGAGCGAGGTGGCCGGCGCCAGGTTCCGCTTGAGGGAGCGCTTGCCGAACAGGCGGGTCGCCTTGTCCCACGTGGCGACCGTGCCGGGGACGCCGACGGAGACGCCGGAGGAGACCAGATCGGCGAAGGGGCGCGGCTGATTCGTCGCCGGGTCGTAGAACGTGGTGGGGGTGACGCCCGCCGGAGCGGTCTCGCGGCCGTCGATCGTCGTCACCCTGCCGGTGCGGCCGTCGCGGAACACGAAGTAGCCGCCTCCGCCGACACCGGCGCTGTAGGGCTCCGTGACGCCGAGCGCGGCGGCGGTGGCCACGGCGGCATCGGCCGCGTTGCCCCCGGACTTGAGGACGGAGAGTCCGACCTGGCTCGCGTCACGGTCGACCGAGCTGACGGCACCGCCGTAGCCGTAGGCCGTGGGGCCCGCGGTGGTGGGGCGATCGGGGTGGTGGCCCCCGCGGGCCTGGGCCGGTGACTGCAGGGCCACCGCGCCGGCGGCCAGGGTGAGGGCCGACAGGGCGGCGACGGAACGGCGGACGAACATGGGTTCCCCCCGGAAAGTGGTCGTCCTGCCACGGTAGGTCTCGCCCGGCAACCGGGCAACCGGGTCGTTAGGGTGGAGGGCCGCCTCGGGGAGGGGCGCGCCCGTACCGAGCGAAGGGGAGTTCCATGCGCCGCGACCAGACGCTGCTGCTGACCAAGGTGATCTCGTGCGTGGTCGCCGCGGGGGTGCTCCTGTACCTGCCGATCCTCATCGACGAGTCCGACGATCCGGAGCCCGGCCTGCTCTTCCTGACGCTGCTGATCTCCGGCATGGTCGCCGGCGTTCCCGTGCTGGTCAGCGCGGTCGTGCACGGGTGGGCGGGTCGCGCCGACACGTGGACGCCGTTGGTGGCGTCGGCGGCCACCGTGGCCGCGACGGTCATCCTGCTGACGAAGGGCGGTCGGGTCGCGAACCTGCTTCCCACGGCGTTCGTCCTCATCGCGCTCTTCACCGCGCTGATGTTCGTCGGGCTGTGGGTGGCGCGCCGCGTGTCGGGCGGCGGCGCAAAGGGGATCAGCGCCGAGCGCTGAGGATCCGCGCCACGATCACGGCGATGGCCAGGGCGTGCCCGATCAGCAGGGGCACGCCGTGGGCGATCGTCGCGTTGAGCGTCAGGCCGAACACGCCGGTGGTCTCGGGCAGCCCCTCGATCACGATCGCGTCGGGGACGACGGAGGCGAGCACCAGCAGGGCACCGACCAGCAGCACCGGCGGCAGGACGCCGACGGTGAAAAGCCCACGCTCCTGCACCGCGGCGGCGGCCGTGAGGACCACCAGGACGAAGCCGACGGCGAAGGCCGGGCCGAGACGGCCGTCGATGAGGTCGAGCCCCGTGACGGCGGCGAGGGTGAGCACGGCGCACACGACTGTGGCACGCGGCGTCAGGTCGTACCTGGAGGCCGCGGCCGGAGTCCTGGCCAGGGCCATGACGGCGCCGGCTGCCGGCGAGCTCATGGTCATGAACTTAGTTCATCGAGCAGCTCGGGCGCGGTCATGACGCGGGGTGTCGCCTCGATCACACGCGGGTGGAACGGCGGGGTGTCGTCGACCTTCAGGTCGTGCAGTCGCCGGGCGCTGACGAGCAGGCGCGACTCCACCGAGGCGACCGTGTCGTTGTACGAGCGCACGGCGCGCTCGAGCGACGATCCGAGCCGGTCCACGTGGCCGGCGACCGTGCCGAGGCGCTCGTAGAGCTCGCTGGCGACGCGGTGGATCTCGCGGGCGTTCTCCGCGAGCGACTCCTGCGTCCACGCGAGGGCGACCGTGCGCAGCAGTGCCACCAGCGTGGTGGGGGAGGCCAGCACGACCTGCCGCTCGGCCGCGTGCTCCAGCAGCCCCGTGTCGGCCTCGAGGGCCGCCGAGAGGAAGGACTCGCCGGGCACGAACAGCACGACGAACTGGGGCGCGGAGTCGAACTGGCGCCAGTAGGACTTGGCCGCGAGCTGGTCGACGTGGCCGCGCAGCTGGCGGGCGTGCCGGTCGAGGTGGGCCTCGCGGGCATCGGGGTCGTCGCTGGCCGTGGCGTCGAGGAAGGCGTCGAGCGGCACCTTCGCGTCGACGACGATGTCGCGGCCGCCGACCAGCCGCACGACCATGTCGGGGCGCAGGCGACCGTCGTCGGTGGTGACTTGGAGGTCGAAGTCGCAGTGCTGGGTCATGCCGGCGAGCTCGGCGGTGCGCCGCAGGTGCATCTCGCCCCAGCGGCCGCGGACCTCGGGTCGGCGCAGGGCGGTGGACAGCGAGGCGGTCTCGCGGCGCAGGGCCTCGCCCGTGACGCGCACAGACTCCACCTGCTCGCGCAGCTGGGCGTGCCACTCGATGCGGCTGGACTCGAGGTCGCGCAGCCGCGTGTCGAAGCGGTCGAGGCTCTCGCGGACCGGCGCGACGGCGCGGGACGTGGCGGTGGCGGCGATCTCGACGTCGTGCGCCGACGCGGTGCGCGTGCGGGTGCCGAGGAGGTAGCCGAGCGCGCCGGCGAGGCCGGCGACCAGGAGCAGGACG from Aeromicrobium phoceense encodes:
- a CDS encoding 4-hydroxy-3-methylbut-2-enyl diphosphate reductase, whose translation is MSTQVNLGMPGTSGQVLLADPRGYCAGVDRAVITVEKALDLYGAPVYVRKQIVHNKHVVNDLAARGAIFVEELDEVPHGATVVFSAHGVSPAVHAEASERSLKTIDATCPLVTKVHHEARRFAADDYRILLIGHAGHEEVEGTAGEAPEHITLVEHPDDVDGLEFPEGTRLSWLSQTTLSVDETMETVRRLREKFPQLEDPPSDDICYATQNRQVAVKEIAKDADLVIVVGSSNSSNSVRLVEVALEAGAKASYRIDDITEIDEAWLEGVSTVGVTSGASVPDDLVQDVLGYLGERGIGNAKAIRTADESLIFALPPELRRDMKAAAQA
- the ggt gene encoding gamma-glutamyltransferase, whose product is MFVRRSVAALSALTLAAGAVALQSPAQARGGHHPDRPTTAGPTAYGYGGAVSSVDRDASQVGLSVLKSGGNAADAAVATAAALGVTEPYSAGVGGGGYFVFRDGRTGRVTTIDGRETAPAGVTPTTFYDPATNQPRPFADLVSSGVSVGVPGTVATWDKATRLFGKRSLKRNLAPATSLAARGFTVDQTFQNQTKDNATRFAAFPETARLFLPGGQLPVVGSRFRNPDLARTYALIARRGPQAFYRGALAEDIARTVQAPPKSPDTTLPVPPGSMTTRDLAGYSVRLQKPTKVNYRGYDVYGMAPSSSGGIAVGEALNILENHRLGGGARIGQSLHLYLEASARAFADRAAYLGDPAFVDVPTRTLLSQRFADSRDCTIDPNQASTRPVPAGALDGSGCGTTAFEEMRDTENVSTTHLSVVDKWGNAVAYTLTIEQTGGSGITVPGRGFLLNNELTDFSTTYVATDPNRIEPGKRPRSSMSPTIVTKNGQVRFVVGSPGGATIITTVLQILMNRIDLGMTLPEAVAAPRASQRNAATTPAEPAFIEQYADDLAPFGQRLVPSGDTFTSAAEIGAAATIEVDRRGLITAAAEPQRRGGGTALVVKPVRRR
- a CDS encoding DUF6542 domain-containing protein translates to MSSPAAGAVMALARTPAAASRYDLTPRATVVCAVLTLAAVTGLDLIDGRLGPAFAVGFVLVVLTAAAAVQERGLFTVGVLPPVLLVGALLVLASVVPDAIVIEGLPETTGVFGLTLNATIAHGVPLLIGHALAIAVIVARILSARR
- a CDS encoding DNA recombination protein RmuC; translated protein: MATFPSLTALLVLLLVAGLAGALGYLLGTRTRTASAHDVEIAATATSRAVAPVRESLDRFDTRLRDLESSRIEWHAQLREQVESVRVTGEALRRETASLSTALRRPEVRGRWGEMHLRRTAELAGMTQHCDFDLQVTTDDGRLRPDMVVRLVGGRDIVVDAKVPLDAFLDATASDDPDAREAHLDRHARQLRGHVDQLAAKSYWRQFDSAPQFVVLFVPGESFLSAALEADTGLLEHAAERQVVLASPTTLVALLRTVALAWTQESLAENAREIHRVASELYERLGTVAGHVDRLGSSLERAVRSYNDTVASVESRLLVSARRLHDLKVDDTPPFHPRVIEATPRVMTAPELLDELSS